From a single Oreochromis niloticus isolate F11D_XX linkage group LG3, O_niloticus_UMD_NMBU, whole genome shotgun sequence genomic region:
- the LOC109199331 gene encoding uncharacterized protein LOC109199331 isoform X2 gives MVNLTVTGHMTLQHVSRSDEGLYKCDISGHGESPSSWITVTDKHTTTPPPTTTTIPTAPELTADSSIQLAFKVEHYLLVFCPYIISTLLMMSLYRRRGNEIRGSTKPTQADQGLDNEHDNVITDVTTEYHF, from the exons atggttaacctgacagtcactg gtcacatgaccctccagcatgtttccaggtctgatgaaggcctctacaagtgtgacatcagcggtcatggagagtctccatccagctggatcactgtcacag ACAAACATACAACCACACCACCACCTACCACTACAACTATTCCCACCGCTCCAGAGCTGACCGCTGACTCGTCCATACAGCTTGCGTTCAAAGTGGAACACTACCTGCTGGTTTTCTGTCCGTATATCATCTCCACTCTCCTCATGATGTCTTTATATCGACGCAGAG gaaATGAAATCAGAGGTTCAACCAAGCCCACTCAGGCTGACCAGGGATTGGATAATGAGCATGACAATGTCATTACTGATGTCACCACAGAGTATCACTTTTGA
- the LOC109199331 gene encoding uncharacterized protein LOC109199331 isoform X1, giving the protein MFPLHFLTARLTVSPSSSQFFKGDFVSLSCEEDDSSAGWTLRRNTSKQQRTQCGDGWGKPAGSSCNNNVFPSDSGVYWCESREGPISNMVNLTVTGHMTLQHVSRSDEGLYKCDISGHGESPSSWITVTDKHTTTPPPTTTTIPTAPELTADSSIQLAFKVEHYLLVFCPYIISTLLMMSLYRRRGNEIRGSTKPTQADQGLDNEHDNVITDVTTEYHF; this is encoded by the exons ATGTTTCCTCTCCATttcctcacagctcgtctgactgtgagtcccagcagctctcagttctttaaaggagactttgtgtctctgagctgtgaggaggacgacagctctgctggatggactctgaggagaaacacaagcaaacaacagaggactcagtgtggagatgggtggggaaaACCAGCTGGGTCTTCCTGTAACAACAATGTCTTCCCATCAGACAGTGgggtttactggtgtgagtccagagagggtcccatcagtaacatggttaacctgacagtcactg gtcacatgaccctccagcatgtttccaggtctgatgaaggcctctacaagtgtgacatcagcggtcatggagagtctccatccagctggatcactgtcacag ACAAACATACAACCACACCACCACCTACCACTACAACTATTCCCACCGCTCCAGAGCTGACCGCTGACTCGTCCATACAGCTTGCGTTCAAAGTGGAACACTACCTGCTGGTTTTCTGTCCGTATATCATCTCCACTCTCCTCATGATGTCTTTATATCGACGCAGAG gaaATGAAATCAGAGGTTCAACCAAGCCCACTCAGGCTGACCAGGGATTGGATAATGAGCATGACAATGTCATTACTGATGTCACCACAGAGTATCACTTTTGA